In the Arachis ipaensis cultivar K30076 chromosome B10, Araip1.1, whole genome shotgun sequence genome, one interval contains:
- the LOC107624474 gene encoding uncharacterized protein LOC107624474 encodes MSILQYPETATNTELQVWNNAAFDGKEFEGFSFPVKASWSSIHSTDSLRSDSTKENLSPAALNSSPVPAKNKNNKGFDEPEDERKIDLEIRQIEDQIKRLTSKLESLRLQKAAAAKTVERRGRIVPAKFMELKQSSQSSAVKIIEETPKTKVTMAAPATRRGMSLGPAEIFAGGGRFSSIRPGKANIANATTAVPATQNRRKSCFWKLDGVDEVKAVSERKKTLSLSPKSKRIGGRFDSVQGSKQAATVTLGTRKSGAVAALVQPRKLFKEGEKSVPNKKAVKPGRMVASRYNNNNGGNSVGVDARKRSLPENDKDNDGGKRWDKRRASSLRGSGQGSEVRVKKRWEIPAQVVMCKKKNENEEVEVQEEKEERNNAGVSGVLLRKIRTLRYLNESPRDSGAAKRVADLNGKRSYFCPDGDNDDGDEDNHEMEEDEEESVCQVLSFDDDDDGC; translated from the coding sequence ATGAGCATTCTTCAGTATCCAGAAACCGCCACCAACACTGAGCTTCAGGTTTGGAACAACGCAGCATTCGACGGCAAAGAATTCGAAGGATTCTCGTTCCCTGTGAAGGCTTCTTGGTCCTCCATTCACTCAACGGATTCTCTCCGATCCGATTCCACCAAGGAAAACCTGAGCCCCGCTGCACTCAATTCCTCCCCCGTTCCCGCCAAGAACAAGAACAATAAGGGTTTTGACGAACCAGAAGACGAGAGAAAGATTGACCTCGAGATCCGACAAATTGAGGATCAGATCAAGCGCTTAACGTCCAAACTGGAATCGCTTCGGCTTCAGAAAGCGGCGGCGGCGAAGACGGTGGAGAGACGCGGAAGAATTGTGCCGGCTAAGTTCATGGAACTGAAGCAGAGTTCTCAAAGCTCTGCTGTCAAGATAATCGAAGAGACTCCGAAAACAAAGGTTACGATGGCGGCGCCGGCGACAAGGAGAGGAATGAGTTTAGGGCCAGCTGAGATCTTCGCTGGAGGAGGGAGGTTCTCCTCGATCCGGCCGGGGAAGGCGAATATTGCTAATGCTACAACCGCTGTTCCGGCTACGCAGAATCGTCGGAAATCGTGTTTTTGGAAACTGGACGGTGTGGATGAAGTGAAGGCAGTGAGTGAAAGGAAGAAAACCTTGAGCCTCAGCCCAAAATCGAAGAGAATCGGCGGTAGATTTGACTCGGTTCAAGGTTCAAAGCAAGCTGCAACTGTTACTTTGGGAACAAGGAAGAGTGGTGCTGTTGCTGCATTGGTTCAGCCGAGGAAGCTGTTCAAGGAAGGGGAGAAATCTGTGCCTAATAAGAAGGCGGTGAAGCCGGGGAGAATGGTAGCAAGCCGgtataacaataataatggtggTAATTCTGTTGGTGTTGATGCAAGGAAGAGGTCATTGCCTGAGAATGACAAGGATAATGATGGTGGTAAGAGGTGGGACAAGCGGCGCGCCTCGTCACTGCGAGGGAGTGGTCAGGGGAGTGAGGTTAGGGTGAAGAAGAGGTGGGAGATTCCTGCACAGGTTGTGATGTgcaagaagaagaatgagaatgAGGAGGTGGAGGTGCAGGAGGAAAAGGAAGAGAGGAACAATGCAGGTGTGAGTGGTGTGTTGCTTCGGAAAATTAGAACACTCAGGTACCTTAATGAGAGTCCTAGAGATTCTGGAGCTGCTAAAAGGGTGGCTGATTTGAATGGGAAGAGGTCTTATTTCTGCCCGGACGGCGACAATGATGACGGCGACGAAGATAATCATGAAATGGAGGAGGATGAGGAGGAGTCTGTTTGCCAGGTCCTaagttttgatgatgatgatgatggatgcTGA
- the LOC107623335 gene encoding uncharacterized protein LOC107623335, translating into MFASTATSPAAAAARSLRASLFSPSSHSHLLPPTSVRSSLRFSYLPIKAMADTASVSHPITASASSSDSGRKQALISLSDKKNLAFVGNGLQELGYTIVSTGGTASALESAGVAVTKVEQLTQFPEMLDGRVKTLHPNIHGGILARRDQKHHIEALNTHGIGTFDVVVVNLYPFFDKVTSTGVEFEDGIENIDIGGPAMIRAAAKNHRDVLVVVDSQDYPALLEFLKGNQDDQMFRLKLAWKAFAHVSAYDSAVSEWLWKQSGGDKFPPTLTVPLSLKSSLRYGENPHQKAAFYVDKRLSEVNGGGIATAIQHHGKEMSYNNYLDADAAWNCVCEFRDPTCVVVKHTNPCGVASRNDILEAYRLAVKADPVSAFGGIVAFNVEVDEVLAKEIREFRSPTDGETRMFYEIVVAPGYTEKGLDVLRGKSKTLRILEAKKNEAGKLSLRQVGGGWLVQDSDDLTPHDIKFSVESERTPVDEELRDAEFAWLCVKHVKSNAIVIAKNKCMLGMGSGQPNRLESLRIAMRKAGDDVKGAALASDAFFPFAWKDAVEEACESGVGVIAEPGGSIRDKDAIDCCNKYGVSLVFTQVRHFRH; encoded by the exons ATGTTTGCGTCCACTGCTACTTCCCCCGCCGCTGCTGCTGCTCGTTCTTTGCGTGCTTCcctcttctctccttcttctcaTTCCCATCTCCTTCCACCTACTTCG GTTCGATCCTCTTTGCGCTTCAGCTACCTTCCTATCAAAGCTATGGCTGACACTGCCTCAGTTTCACATCCAATAActgcttctgcttcttcttctgattcAG GTAGAAAGCAAGCATTGATATCACTTTCTGACAAGAAGAATCTTGCTTTTGTTGGGAATGGGCTTCAGGAATTGGG GTACACTATTGTGTCGACTGGAGGAACAGCTTCTGCACTGGAGAGTGCTGGGGTGGCTGTTACTAAAGTCGAACAGCTGACCCAGTTTCCTGAGATG CTTGATGGTCGAGTCAAAACTTTGCACCCTAATATACATGGAGGTATCCTTGCTCGAAGAGATCAAAAACATCATATTGAAGCTCTCAACACTCATGGAATTG GTACTTTTGATGTGGTGGTGGTGAACTTGTACCCATTTTTTGATAAAGTAACATCAACTGGAGTAGAGTTTGAGGATGGAATTGAAAACATTGACATTGGTGGTCCAGCAATGATAAGGGCTGCTGCAAAG AATCACAGGGATGTTTTGGTTGTGGTTGATTCACAAGACTACCCTGCATTATTGGAATTTTTGAAGGGAAATCAGGATGATCAAATGTTCAGGTTAAAGCTTGCGTGGAAAGCTTTTGCACATGTTTCTGCCTATGACTCTGCAGTTTCTGAGTGGCTGTGGAAGCAGAGTGGGGGAG ATAAATTTCCTCCTACCTTGACTGTGCCTTTGTCGCTCAAAAGTTCTCTCCGGTATGGTGAAAATCCTCATCAAAAAGCTGCATTCTATGTTGACAAAAGACTTTCTGAGGTTAATGGTGGTGGAATTGCTACTGCCATACAACATCATGGAAAG GAGATGTCATATAATAACTATTTGGATGCCGATGCTGCTTGGAACTGTGTGTGTGAGTTTAGGGATCCCACATGTGTAGTAGTGAAGCATACTAATCCTTGTGGGGTAGCATCACGTAATGATATTCTTGAAGCTTACAGACTAGCTGTTAAAGCTGATCCAGTGAGTGCGTTTGGTGGAATTGTAGCTTTCAACGTGGAAGTCGATGAG GTTCTTGCCAAAGAAATTCGTGAATTTAGAAGCCCAACAGATGGAGAGACAAGAATGTTCTATGAAATTGTTGTTGCACCTGGCTACACAGAGAAGGGGCTTGATGTTCTTCGTGGAAAGTCAAAGACTCTAcggattcttgaagcaaaaaagaACGAAGCAGGAAAGCTGTCTCTCAGGCAGGTTGGAGGAGGGTGGTTAGTGCAGGATTCAGATGACTTGACCCCACATGACATCAAGTTCAGTGTAGAATCTGAGAGGACTCCAGTGGATGAAGAGCTTCGTGATGCAGAGTTTGCTTGGTTGTGCGTGAAGCATGTCAAAAGCAATGCTATTGTGATAGCTAAG AATAAGTGCATGTTAGGCATGGGAAGTGGCCAGCCAAATCGTTTGGAGAGCTTAAGAATAGCTATGAGGAAAGCCGGAGATGATGTTAAAGGAGCAGCTTTGGCTAGTGATGCCTTCTTCCCATTTG CTTGGAAGGATGCAGTGGAAGAAGCATGTGAAAGTGGGGTTGGTGTCATTGCAGAACCAGGTGGGAGTATTAGAGACAAGGATGCTATAGACTGTTGCAATAAGTACGGTGTTTCCCTAGTTTTCACCCAAGTGAGGCACTTCAGGCATTAA